The DNA region CCAGCTAGATCCTTATCGATTACAGCGTCCACTCCCTCGTATTCTCCATCGTCAATGACGGGAATTCCTCCCCCTCCAGATGCAATCACCACTATTCCTGCTTCCACCATCCTCCTGATCGCTTCTATCTCCACCTGTCCTATGGGATCCGGAGAGGGTACCACTCTCCGCCAACCCTTTCCCACATCGTACTTCATAACCCATCCCTGCTCTTCCTTCCGCTTCGCCTCCTCTTCAGGGTACCACGGTCCGATGAACTTGGTCGGGTTCTGGAACGCCGGGTCTTCTCTATCCACGAGTACTTGAGTGACCACTGTGGCGATAGGCACACTCATCCCAGCTCTCTTGAGTTCGTTGATCATGGACTGCTGGATCATGTATCCTATGAGTCCTTGACTCATGGCTCCGCAGGCGTGGAGGGGCATGGGAGGGACCTGATCAGTGGCTGCCTCCTGCTGGAGGAGTATGGCGCCTACTTGGGGCCCATTACCGTGGGTGACGACCAACCTGTATCCCCTCCTGAGGAGTTCCACCAGCTGCCTGCTTGTCCTTCTAGCGTTGACCAGCTGCTCCTCGAAGGTCCCCTTCTGCCCGTATTGAAGGAGAGCGTTGCCTCCAAGGGCTATCGTGATCAACCTGTCCATAGGCATCACTCTCGAAAAATTGGGAGTGGGGATATCACCCTATGATGGCCGCGAGAATCGCGGCCTCAGTCCAAAGCCTGTTCTCGGCCTGATCGAATACCACAGACCACTTACCCTCTATCACTTCGTCGGTCATCTCGTTGCCCCTGTACGCGGGCAGACAGTGCATGAATATCGCATGCTCCTTCGCCAAGCTCATAATCTCAGGCGTGACTGTGAAGGGAGCGAAATCCTTCTTCCTCTTCTCCTTGGTCTCCTCCGGCTTACCCATGCTCCACCAAGTATTGGCGTAGACCACATCCGCGCCTTTAACTGCCTCCTTGAGATCATGGACTATCTCGAGCTTGGTCCCCCTCCTCGCAGCCTCCTGCTCCGCGAACTTCCATATCTCCTCCAGTGGCTCGTACCCCGGGGGGACCGCGAGGGTCAGATCCATCCCAAACACTGGCGCAGTAGCGATCAGCGAGTGCGCCACATTCCATACGTCACCGGTGTAAACGAGCTTGAGTCCCTCCCAGTAACCGAACTTCTCCTTTATGGTCATGAGGTCGGCCATGGCCTGACAGGGATGTTCCTCATCAGAGAGCGCGTTAACAACGGGGTTCCTCATCCACTTAGCGTACTCCTCTATCTCGTCCTGACCGAAGGTTCTTATGACGAGGGCGTCGTAATACCTGTCGAGGACCCTCGCTG from Thermoproteota archaeon includes:
- the argF gene encoding ornithine carbamoyltransferase, which encodes MALFDLRGRDFITTRDFTREELEYLIQMSMDLKKMWYSGIRVKPLEGKAVALLFKKPSTRTRNSFQAAVYRLGGFSVYMRPDELQLKRGEPVKDTARVLDRYYDALVIRTFGQDEIEEYAKWMRNPVVNALSDEEHPCQAMADLMTIKEKFGYWEGLKLVYTGDVWNVAHSLIATAPVFGMDLTLAVPPGYEPLEEIWKFAEQEAARRGTKLEIVHDLKEAVKGADVVYANTWWSMGKPEETKEKRKKDFAPFTVTPEIMSLAKEHAIFMHCLPAYRGNEMTDEVIEGKWSVVFDQAENRLWTEAAILAAIIG
- the arcC gene encoding carbamate kinase; the protein is MDRLITIALGGNALLQYGQKGTFEEQLVNARRTSRQLVELLRRGYRLVVTHGNGPQVGAILLQQEAATDQVPPMPLHACGAMSQGLIGYMIQQSMINELKRAGMSVPIATVVTQVLVDREDPAFQNPTKFIGPWYPEEEAKRKEEQGWVMKYDVGKGWRRVVPSPDPIGQVEIEAIRRMVEAGIVVIASGGGGIPVIDDGEYEGVDAVIDKDLAGERLATSLDSDLYMILTDVEKVAINFKKPNQRFLDVLTLEEARKYHEEGHFPPGNMGPKVKAAMRFVERTGREAIITSLDKVIEALEGKTGTRIVPK